CCGTCCGGCGCGCTGCGCAGCCAGGCAAAGACGGAGTTGTCGCGATCGTCGACGATCAGCCAGGAGAAGCCTTCGGGCTCGCAGTCGCGCGCATGCAGCGCCGGGCGCGAGCGGTAGAGGTAGTTCAGGTCGCGCACCACCTGCCAGACGCCTCGATGCGGGGCATATTCGAGCAGGTTCCAGTCGAGGGCGCGCTCCTCGCTCCACTCGCGGCGCTGGGCGAATTCCTGTCCCATGAACAAGAGCTTCTTGCCGGGGTAGCCCCACATGAAGGCGTAGTAGGCGCGCAGCGTGGCGAATTTCTGCCAGTCGTCGCCGGCCATCTTGTGGAGCAGCGTACCCTTGCCGTGAACGACCTCGTCATGGGAGAGCGGCAGCACGAAATTTTCCGAGAAGGCGTAGACGAGGCCGAAGGTGATGTCGTTGTGGTGGTGCTTGCGAAAGATCGGCTCCTTGGAGAGATATTCCAGCGTGTCGTGCATGAAGCCCATGTTCCACTTGAAGCCGAAGCCGAGCCCGCCTTCATGCACCGGGCGAGAGACCTTCGGCCATGAGGTGGATTCCTCGGCGATTGTCATCACGCCGGGATGGTGGCCGTAGAGCTCCTTGTTCATCTTCTGCAAGAAGCTGACGGCCTGCAGGTTCTCGCGCCCGCCCTTCTCGTTGGGGATCCACTCGCCTGCCTTGCGCGAATAGTCGAGGTAGAGCATCGAGGCGACCGCGTCGACGCGCAGGCCGTCGACATGGTATTTTTCGGCCCAGAACAGCGCGTTGTTGACGAGGAACGACACAACCTCGCGGCGACCGAAATTGTAGATCGCGGTGTTCCAGTCGGGATGAAAACCCTGGCGCGGATCGGCATGCTCGTAGAGCGCGGTACCGTCGAACTGCACCAGCCCATGCTCGTCGACCGGGAAATGCGCCGGCACCCAGTCGAGGATGACGCCGACGCCGGCGCGATGCGCGCCGTCGACGAAGCGGGCGAAGCCGTCAGGATCGCCGAAACGGGCGGTCGGCGCATAGAGACCGGTCGTCTGGTAGCCCCAGGACGGGTCGTAGGGGTGCTCGGAGATCGGCAGGAATTCGATATGGGTGAAGCCGGTGTCGACCACGTAAGGGATCAGCCGCGCGGCAAGCTCGTCCCAGGTGAGGAACGTGCCGTCGTCGCGGCGCTGCCACGAGCCGGCATGGACCTCGTAGATCGAGATCGCCTCGCGCCGCGGGTCGGCCTTCTGCCAGAAGCCGCGATGCGCCTCGTCGCCCCATTGATGCGCCATCGGCGGCGCCGTCACCGAAGCGGTCGCCGGGCGCAGCTCGGATTCGAAGGCGAAGGGATCGGCTTTGAGCGGCAGCCGCACGCCGTCGGGGCCGATGATCTCGAACTTGTAGGGCCGGCCGGCGCCGAGGTCGGGAATGAACAGCTCCCAGATGCCGGTGTCCTTGCGGTCGCGCATGGTGTGCCGGCGGCCGTCCCAGTCGTTGAAGGCGCCAACCACCGAGACGCGCCGGGCATTGGGCGCCCATACCGCGAAATGCACGCCGGTCGCGCCTTCATGGTCGATGATATGGGCGCCGAGCTTGTCGAAGAGCCTGAGGTGCGAGCCCTCGGCCATGTAGTAGTCGTCCATCGGCCCCAGCACCGGCCCGAACGAATAAGGATCGGTCAGCCACCAGTCGCCACCGGCATTCCTCGCGTGATAGCGCAGCGGCTGGCGCTTGCGGATCGAAAGCCTGCCCTCGAAGAAGCCGGCATCGTTGCTGCGGACGAGTTCCCCGACCTCCTTGCCGGTCAGCGTGTAGGCAGTGACGAACTCGGCATTGGGGACGAAGCAGCGGGCGACGAAGCCCTTGCCGGCCTCATGCACGCCCAGAACGGAAAAGGGATCGCCATGCGTTCCGGCGACAATCGCCGCGACATCTCCGGCTGGCGCCAGTCCGTCCGGCCCGCTTGTCGCAGCGGTCGCGCGCGGTTTCCTCATCAGGCGGTCGCCCTCCCCGGGCACCTTTTTGTTTGGGTGCATGCCGTAGTCCCAAAACCGCTTCGCACTTTTGGGCGGCATGCACCTTTCTAGTCTTGGTGCATGCCGTAGTCCCAAAACCGCTTCGCACGTTTGGGCGGCATGCACCGTTCTAGTCTTGGTGCATGCCGTGATCCCAAAACCGCTTCGCACTTTTGGGCGGCATGCACCGTTCTAGTTTTGGTGCATGCCGTGATCCCAAAACCGCTTCGCACTTTTGAGCGGCATGCACCGGGGCCACATCGTTCGTGACCTCATGCAATCACATCAGACAGGCACGTTCCAGATTTCTTTCGCGTATTGGCGGATGGTGCGATCGGACGAGAACCAGCCGACGCGGGCGACGTTGCGGATGGCGCGCGCGTACCAGTCGGGACTGTTGCGCCAGACGTCGTCGACTTCGCGCTGGCAGGCGGCGTAGGAGTCGAAGTCGGCCGCCACCATGAACCAGTCGCTCTGATAGAGGCCATTCATGAGGTCGCGGTAGCGGTTGGGATCGTCGGGCGAGAAGACGCCGGACGAGATCGCCGACACCGCCTGCGACAGCTCCGGCGAGGACTCGATCACGCCGCGCGGGTTGTAGCCGTTGCTGCGCCGCTCGGCGACCTCGGCGGTGGTGAGGCCGAAGATGAAGATGTTGTTGTCGCCGACACGCTCCTTGATCTCGACATTGGCGCCGTCGAGCGTGCCGATGGTCAAGGCGCCGTTCAGCGCGAACTTCATGTTGCCGGTGCCCGACGCTTCCATGCCGGCGGTCGAAATCTGCTCGGAGAGGTCGGCGGCCGGCATCATCACCTCGGCCAGGCTGACATTGTAGTTCGGCACAAACACCATTTTCAGCAGGCCGCGCACCGACGGATCGCCGTTGATGACCCTGGCGACGTCATTGGCCAGTTTGATGATCAGCTTGGCATTGTGGTAGCTGGGCGCCGCCTTGCCGCCGAAGAATTTCACCCGCGGCATCCAGTCCCGCTCGGGGTGCGAGCGGATCTGGTCGTAAAGCGCGATCGCCTCCAGGATGTTGAGGAGCTGGCGCTTGTATTCGTGGATGCGCTTGACCTGGATGTCGAACAGCGCCGACGGATCGAGCCTGATGCCGAGCCGATCGGCGACAAGGCTTGCAAGCCTTGCCTTGTTCTGCCGCTTCACGGCGGCGAACTTCTCGCGGAAGGCGGCATCGTCGGCAAGAGGATCGAGATCCTTGATCGCCTCGATGTCCTCCATGAAGCGGTCGCCGATCGCCTCGCGCGCCAGCGCGGTGAGGCCCGGATTGCACTGGATCAGCCAGCGCCGCGGCGTGATGCCGTTGGTCTTGTTGTTGATGCGGTCCGGATAGAGCCTGTGGAGATCGGCGAACACCGTCTCCTTCATCAGCTCGGTGTGCAGCGCCGAGACGCCGTTGATCGAATGCGAGCCGACGAAGGCAAGATTGCCCATGCGCACGCGGCGATCGCCATTTTCCTGGATCAGCGAAATGCGGGCGATCTGCTCGCCCGAGAATTTTCCGGTGGCGCGCGCTTCCAACAGCACCTGGGCGTTGATGGCGTAGACGATCTGCATGTGGCGCGGCAGCAGGCGCTCGAACAGCGGCACCGGCCAGCTTTCCAGCGCCTCGGGAAGAAGCGTGTGATTGGTGTAAGCGAAGGTGCGCCTGGTGGTGTCCCAGGCGAGGTCGAAATCCATGCCGTGGACGTCCATCAACAGCCGCATCAGCTCAGCTACGGCGACGGCGGGATGGGTGTCGTTCAGATGGATCGCAGCCTTGTCGGGCAGCGACTTCAGGTCACCATATTGGCTCAGATGGCGCTGGACGATGTCCTGCAGCGAGGCGGTGGAGAAAAAATACTCCTGCCTTAGCCTGAGTTCCTGCCCGGCCATGTGGGAATCGGCGGGATAGAGCACGCGCGACAGCGCGTCGGCCTTGTTGCTCTCGGCGAGCGCGCCGATGTGGTCGCCGGCGTTGAACTTGTCGAGCAGGATCGGGTCGATCGGCATGCCGGACCAGAGCCGCAGCGTGTTGACGCGCCTGGCGCGCCAGCCGGCCACCGGCGTGTCATAGGCAACGGCCAGCACATGCTCGGTCGGCTTCCAGACATGGCGCTCCAGCCGGCCGTCCTTGGAGGTGATCGATTCCACCGAGCCGCCGAAGCCGACCTCGAACGAACGCTCGCGCCGCTCGAATTCCCATGGATTGCCATGATCGAGCCAGGTCTCCGGCAGTTCAACTTGCCAGCCGTCATGGATCTCCTGGCGGAACATGCCGTTGGCATAGCGGATGCCGTAACCATGAGCGGGAATATCGACTGTCGCCATGCTCTCCATGAAGCAGGCGGCGAGCCGGCCGAGGCCGCCATTGCCGAGGGCTGCGTCCGGCTCGAGGCCGGCGATGAGATCGAGGTCCACGCCGAGCGAGGCCAGCGCTTCGCGCATGTTCTCCATCAGGCCGAGATTGGAGAAGGCGTCACGCATCAGGCGCCCGATCAGGAATTCGAGCGACAGGTAATAGACGCGCTTTTCCTGCTGGTCATAGGCTTCCTTGGTCGCCTGGATCCAGTGGTCGACGATGCGGTCGCGCACGACCTTTATCGATGCGGTCAGCCAGTCATACGGCGTGGCGACGGTGATGTCCTTGCCGAGCCTGTACTTGAGCGACATCAAGACTTCTTCGGCGAGCGTCTTGGGGTCTGGGTTGTCAAGAGCGGGAGCTTCGATGGTCATGGCGGATGTCATATCGCCTCTCGTTCGGTTGGCCTGATCATAGCGGCTTTCACCGTTTCTCCTACCCCGCTTTGCCGCGCTGCAGCATATGTTAAATCGATTTAGGCTGCGATGTCCATTCGATACTCCTGCGGCTATTCATCGTGGCGAGTAGGGATCAGGCCGCCAGCGCGTCCTCAGGCGGCTTCTTGGCGCCGGTCATGAGCGCGACGGCATCCGACATCGAGATCTGCTTCGGGTCGACGACGCACAGACGCCGTCCAAGCCGATGGATGTGGATGCGGTCAGCCACCTCGAAAACGTGCGGCATGTTGTGCGAGATGAGCACGATCGGCAGGCCGCGCTTCTTGACGTCGAGGATCAACTCCAGGACGCGCCGGCTTTCCTTGACGCCGAGCGCCGCCGTCGGCTCGTCCATGATCACCACCTTCGATCCGAAGGCGGCGGCGCGCGCCACGGCGACGCCCTGACGCTGACCGCCCGAGAGCGTCTCCACCGCCTGGCTGATGTTCTGGATGGTCATCAGGCCGAGTTCGGTTAGCTTGTCGCGGGCGCGCTTCTCCATCGCCGGCCGGTCGAGCATGCGGAACCAGCTGCCGAGCGGGCCGGGCTTTCGGATCTCGCGGCCGAGGAACATGTTGTCGGCGATCGACAGCGCCGGCGACAATGCGAGGTTCTGGTAGACGGTTTCGATGCCCGCTTCGCGGGCCTCGATGGGGGATTTGAACTGGACCTGCTTGCCGTCCAGCTCGATCACCCCTTCGTCGGGATGCACGGCGCCGGAGATCGCCTTGATGAGCGTCGACTTGCCGGCGCCGTTGTCGCCGATCACCGCCAGGATTTCGCCCGGATAGAGATCGAAGTCGCAATTGTTGAGCGCGGTCACGCGGCCATAGCGCTTGGTAAGACCGCGCGCGGTGAGGACAGGTTGCTGGGTCATGGTTATACCGAAACCTTTCTGATCCACTGGTCGATCGCCACGGCGCCGATAATCAGGACGCCGGTGAGCAGCACTTTCCATTGCGGATCGGCGCCCAGCATGTTGAGGCCCATCGAGACGACACCGACGATCATGGCGCCGAACAGCGTGCCGAGGATCGAGCCGCGGCCGCCGAAGAGCGAGATGCCGCCGATCACCGTCGCGGTGATCGCCTGCAGATTGTAGTCGGTGACGGCGGCAGACGGTGAAATCGAGCCGTTGCGGCCGATCGAGACCCAGGCCGCGAAGGCGGCGATCAGGCCGGCTAGCGTATAGACAGCCATCAGCACCGTCTTGGTCTGGATGCCTGAGAGCTTGGCCGCTTCCGGGTCGTCGCCGACGGCATAGACATGGCGGCCCCAGGCCGTGTGGTTGAGCACATACCACAAGAGCAGCACCAACAGGACCATGGCGATGACGCCGGCCGTGAGCACGGCGGAGCCGACCCTGAAGCTCAGCGCGAAGAGATGCAGCAGCGGCGCCTGGGCGTCGACGTCGGCGTCGCGGATCGTCTCATTGGCCGAGTAGATGAAATTGGTGGCCATGACGATATTCCAGGTGCCCAGCGTGACGATGAAGGGCGGCAATTTCATGTAGGCGACCAGCAAGCCGTTGAGCAGGCCGCAAACCGCGCCGGCGGCAAGCCCTATCGCCACTGCGAGAATGGTCGGCACGCCGTAGGTGATCGCGCAGTTGCCCATGATCACGGCCGAAATCACCATGATCACGCCGATCGATAGATCGATGCCGGCGGTCAGGATGACCAGTGTCTGGGCAGCGCCGAGAATACCGACGATGGCGATCTGCTGCAGGATCAGCGTCAGCGTGTAGGACGAAAAGAAGCGCCCGCCGAGGGCAATGCCGAAGATGATGATCGACAGCACCAGCACGATCAACGGCACCGCAGCAGGCGTGGAATGCAGAAAATGCTGGGCGCGCTTGACGAACGACTTGCCGTGCTCCTCGAAGGCGGCGACGCTGGTGTCGCTGCCGGTGAGCACCTTCTCGAATTCCTGCATCTGAGACATGTATCCTCCCGTCTGCGCGGAGCTTGCTCATTGCCCCACGCGCCGTTCACGCATTCCGGTCTGTTGCCGGGATTTATCAGCGCTTACGAAAGCGCATCGTCCACCCGATGCGGCCGGGGATCAAGCCCCCAGCCGCAAGGTTTATGCGCCCGTCAGTCCGGCATCAGCCCCAGCATTTGGCGAGGCCTTCCTTGGTGTCGATGGACTTGACGCCGTTCGCGGGCTTGTCGGTGACGAGATTGACGCCGGTGTCGAAGAAGTTCTTGCCTTCGGTCGGCTTCGGCTTGGTGCCGTCCTTGGCGTATTTGGCGATCGCCTCGATGCCGAGCGCCGCCATCTGCAGCGGGTATTGCTGCGAGGTGGCGCCGATCACGCCTTCGGTCACCGACTTCACACCGGGGCAGCCGCCGTCGACGGAGACGATCAGCACCTGCTTTTCGAGGCCGACGGCCTTGAGCGCCTGGTAGGCGCCGACGGCGGCGGGCTCGTTGATGGTGTGGATGACGTTGATGGTGTTGTCCTTCTGAAGAAGGTTCTCCATCGCCTTGCGGCCGCCCTCCTCGTTGCCGTTGGTCACATCATGACCGACGATGCGCGGATCGTTCTCGTCGCCGATCTTGTTCGGATCCTTCACGTCGATGCCATAGCCCATCATGAAGCCCTGGTCGCGCAGAACGTCGACGGTCGGCTGCGAGGGGGTGAGATCGAGGAAGCCGATCTTGGCGTCCTTGGCCTTGTCGCCGAGCGTGGCGGCGGCCCAGGCGCCGATCAGCTTGCCGGCCTCCAGATTGTCGGTGGCGAAGGTCGCATCGGCGGCGTCGATCGGATCGAGCGGCGTGTCGAGCGCGATCACCAGCAGGCCGGCGTCACGCGCCTTCTTCACCGACGGCACGATGCCTTTGGTGTCGGAGGCGGTGATCAGGATGCCCTTGGCGCCGTCGGCGATGCAGCTCTCGATCGCCGCGACCTGGCTCTCGCTGTCGCCGTCGATCTTGCCGGCATAGGTCTTGAGGTCGACGCCGAGTTCCTTGGCCTTGGCGGTCGCGCCCTCCTTCATCTTGACGAAGAAGGGATTGGTGTCGGTCTTGGTGATCAGGCAGGCGCCGACTCCGGCGGCCGACGCGGACGAAGCGAATGCGAGCAGGCCCAGCCCGGCCGCCGCGAACACTGTGGACTTCAGCAGCGATTTCTTGGTCACGATTTCCTCCCAATGGAACCATTCCGGACGCCGGCCAACCCGGCGTCTCAAGCGCATCCAACCATTTCTCCCAGCGTGGACGCCACCTCAAAAGACACCAGTCCGAGACATCTGTCAATAATTAAATCACTCTTATTTATTATTGACAGACTTGCGCCGTTCACTCATTCTGAACGAAAAGCAGCGTGGGGAAACCAACGGGAGGAACAGGGTGGAAACCGGCATTGCGAGGCACGGTTCGCCCGAAGCTCGGGAGAGCCGCTTGCATCGCGGCACGAACCAGAGCGGCATGCGCGACCACAACGAGCGGCTCGTGCTGTCCTTGGTGCGCCAGCATGGCAGCCTGGCCAAATCCGACATCGCCCGCATGACCGGGCTGTCGGCGCAGACGGTATCGGTCATCATGCGCGAGCTCGAAGAGGACAAGCTGCTCGTCCGCCAGGCGCCGCAGCGCGGCAAGATCGGCCAGCCCTCGATCCCGATGGCGCTCAACCCGGAAGGCGCCTTCTTCATCGGTCTCAAGATCGGCCGCCGCAGCGCGGAGCTGGTGCTGATCGACTTCCTCGGCAACGTGCGCGCGATGCTGCGGAACTCCTATCGCTATCCGGCGCCGCGCGAGACGGTGGAGTTCGTCAGCGCAGGCATCAAGAAGATGCGCGGCGAACTGACGCCGGCGCAGGACAAGCGCATCGCCGGCCTCGGCATCGCCATGCCGTTCGAACTGTGGAGCTGGGCCGACACGGCGGGCGCGCCGCGCGAGATCATGGACGAGTGGCGCCACCGCGACATCCGGGCCGACATCCAGGCGCAGTGCGACTTTCCGGTCTATCTGCAGAACGACGCCACTTCCGCCTGCGGGGCGGAGCTCGTCTTCGGCCAGTCGGGGGGCGCGCGCGACTTCGTCTATTTCTATATCGGCGCCTTTGCCGGCGGCGGCATCGTGCTCAACGGCCGCCTGTTCGGCGGGCCGACCGGCAATGCCGGCGCGCTGGGCTCCATGCCGGTGCCGGGGCCTGACGGCAAGCCGACGCAGCTCATCGACATCGCCTCGATCGCCACGCTGGAAAAGGCGCTCAGCGCCAAGGGCATCGACGGCTCCTATCTTTGGACCTCGCCGCAGGAATGGGGCGACATCGGCGCCGAGCTCGACGAGTGGATCGCCAACGCATCGCAGGCACTGGCCTATGCCATCGTCGCTGCCTCCTCTGTCATCGATTTCGAGGCGGCGGTGATCGACGGCTGGATGCCGCTCGAGGTGCGGCGGCGGCTTGTCGATGCGGTCACGGACGCGATCGCCGGCATCGACGCCGAGGGCCTGAAGCTGCCTATCGTGCGCGAGGGAACCGTGGGCATCCATGCGCGGGCGCTCGGCGGCGCAAGCCTGCCGTTGTCCGAGCGGTTCCTGATCGGACCGACCACGATTTCCAGGAGCGCCTGACCATGCTGATCGGCATCCCGCCGTTGCTCGGCCCGCAGCTTCTGGCGACGTTGAGAGCCATGGGCCATGGCGACGAGATCGCCATCGTCGATGGCAATTATCCCGCTGAGGAGCAGGCGCGCAGGCTGATCCGCGCCGATGGCCACCCCATTATTCCGGTGCTCGATGCCGTTTTGAGCGTGCTGCCCGTGGACGAGGCGGTGCCGGAGGCTTTGTTCCGCGCCTCGGTCAAAGGCGATCCGGCGCTTACCGATCCCGTGCATCACGAGATGGAAGCGGTCTGCGCCAAGCGCGCGCCGGGCCATAAGGTGATTGCGCTGGCCGGCGCCGACTTCTATGCACGCGTCAAGGCCGCGCATGCGATCGTCGCGACCAGCGAGCCCAGGCTTTACGCCAACATCATCATCCGCAAGGGCGTGATTTATCCGCCGGAGACCAAGACACAATGATCCTTTGCTGTGGCGAAGCCCTGATCGACATGCTGCCGCGCACCACGACGGAAGGCGAAGCTGCATTTGCGCCTTACGTCGGCGGCGCGGTGTTCAACACGGCGATCGCGCTCGGCCGGCTGGGCGCCCCGGCAGGCTTCTTCTCCGGCCTCTCCTCCGACCTGTTCGGCGGCCAGCTCCGCGAGTCGCTCGGGGCGAGCAAGGTGAGCTCCACCTACGCGCACACCTCGCCAAGGCCGACGACGCTCGCCTTCGTGCGGCTAAACAACGGCCAGGCGACCTACACTTTCTACGACGAGAACACCGCCGGGCGCATGCTCACCATCGAGGATTTGCCGAAGCTCGGCGCAGAGATCGAGGCGATGCTGTTCGGCGCCATCAGCCTGATCTCGGAACCTGCGGGATCCGCCTATGAAGAGTTCATGCGGCGCGAGCACGAGAGCCGGGTGATGATGCTCGACCCCAACATCAGGCCGAACTTCATTCCTGACAAGGCCAAGCACCTCAGACGCATCCGCGAGATGATGGCGATGGCCGACATCGTCAAGCTGTCGGACGAGGACCTCAACTGGTTCGACGAGGCGGGCTCGCATGAGGACGTCGTACGCAACTGGCTGGACCGCGGGCCGAAGTTGATCGTCGTCACCCATGGCAGCGAAGGTGCCGTCGGTTACAGCAAGGAGCACAAGGTGACGGTGGTGCCGCAAAAGGTGAAGGTGGTCGACACGGTGGGCGCCGGCGACACCTTCAATGCCGGCATCCTCGCCTCGCTGCACGAGCAGGGCCTGCTCACCAAGGCGGCGATCGGCGGCCTCTCGGAGGAGGCCATCCGCAAGGCGCTGGAGCTTGGCGCCAGGGCGGCCGCGGTGACGGTATCGCGGGCCGGCGCCAACCCGCCCTGGCGGCACGAAATCGCCTGATTGACCGTCCGGCAGGCGCTGCCGACCGATCACTTTATGTTTCCAAGGGCCAAAACAGCGCGATAAAGGGTGCCGACAATACGCCTGGAACCCCGGATTCCGGGCTTCCTCGGGCAATACGCCGGCAAAAGACGGTAACAGGCTGCGACACTTGCGCAATTTGCCCTGCCCACGGTCGACTTTCTCAGCCGCGCCAAGTCTGGTACCAGCGGGCCGGTTTACCGATTGGAGCGACGTGCGTCCATCCGGACGCACAAAGTACGCTCCAACACTTTCTGAAGCCATTTGAGGCCAACATGCAGTTCATCGATCTTGGCGCGCAGCGCGAACGAATCCGCGACCGGCTGAAGGCCGCGATCGACAAGGTGGTCGAAGACGGCCGTTACATCCTTGGCCCCCAGGTCACCGAGTTCGAGAACAAGCTCGCAGCTTATGTCGGCGTCAAGCATGTGGTGGCCTGCGCCAACGGCACCGATGCGCTGCTCCTGCCGCTGTTTGCCGCCGGTATCGGCCCTGGCGACGCGGTGTTCGTGCCGAGCTTCACCTTCGCCGCGACGGCCGAAGTGGTGGCGCTCGCCAAGGCGGAGCCTGTCTTCGTCGACGTCGATCCCGACACCTACAACATCGACATCGCCAGCCTCGAGGCGGCGATCGACATGATCAAGAAGGAAGGAAGGCTGAAGCCGAAGGCGATCATCCCGGTCGACCTGTTCGGGCTCTCCGCCGACTATGGGGCGATCATGGCGATCGCCAAGCGCGAGAACCTGCTGGTGATCGAGGACGCTGCCCAGTCGATGGGCGGTTCGGCCGACGTCCAGGCGATCGGCGGCTCCGCCGACGCCAAGATGTGCGGCGCCTTCGGCCATGTCGGCTCGACCAGCTTCTATCCGGCAAAGCCGCTCGGCTGCTACGGCGACGGCGGCGCGATGTTCACCAATGACGCTGCACTGGCCGACAAGCTCAGATCCTTCGCCTTCCACGGCAAGGGCGAAACGCAATACGACAACGTCCGCGTCGGCATCAATTCGCGCCTCGACACGCTGCAGGCGGCGATCCTGATCGAAAAGCTCGCCATCCTCGAAGAGGAGATGGTGGCCCGCCAGGTAGTGGCGCAGCGCTATGCGGAAGGCCTCGGCGACATCGTCAAGGCGTCGCGCAACCTGGGCCACGGCCGCTCGGCCTGGGCGCAGTATGCCATCGAGACGACGAAGCGCGACGGGCTGAAAGCCCATCTTGGCGAGAAGGGCATCCCGTCGGTCATCTATTATGTGAAGCCGCTGCACGAGCAGGTCGCCTACAAGGATTATCCGCGCACGCCGACCGGCCTCGCCGTCTCGGAGGATCTGCCGAAGCGAATCCTCTGCCTGCCGATGCACGCTTATCTCAGTGAAGCCGACCAGGACCGCATCATCGAGACGATCCGCAACTACATCGGCTCGAACTCGGCGCATGTAGCGGCGGCTTAAACAGCACCTTCGTCATCCTCGGGCGGAGCGACGCGAAGCGGAGCGCAGACCCTAGGATCCTGTGACCTTCGACGTCGAGCGCAACGGTGCAGATTCTGTAACCGCTGCAACGCTTTAGCGTAACGGCATGGATTCTAGGGTCTGCGCGCGTCGCTGCGCTCCTTGCTCCGCCCTAGGATGACGACGTGATGGATTGGCGGCTGCCAATCGCCAACCCATCATGTTATGCCGCGCCCTTCCCCATTGCAATAAAATGCGGGTTGGCGAAATCGGCATCGCTCACCTGATTGCGCTTGCCGTAGACGAGCGGCTGACCGTCCAGCGTGCGGGTCATGCCGCCGGCGGCGCGAAGCACGGCGTCGCCAGCCGCCGTGTCCCATTCCATGGTGCGGCCGAAGCGCGGATAGACGTCTGCCTCGGCGGCGGCGAGCAGGCAGAATTTCAGCGACGAGCCGATCGAGACGATCTCGGCGGCGCCGAGATCGCGGATGAAGGCATCCGTTTCCGGCGTGTTGTGCGAGCGGCTGGCGACGACGGCGAGCGGGGAGCCCCCTGCCCGAACCGTGATCTGCCGGCGGCCGGTGATGCGATAGTCGCTGTCGATTTCGAGCGCTTCCGCCCTGCCCGGCCGTCCACTGAAGAAACGCCCGGTGCAAGGCGCGAAGACGATTCCAACCTCCGGCACGCCGTGGCGCACCAGCGCGATGTTGACGGTGAAATCGGTGCGGCGGTTGACGAATTCCTTGGTGCCGTCGAGAGGATCGATCAGGAAGAAGGCGCCGTCGAGCTCGGGCGTGGCGACGCCCGCCGCGACCTCTTCCTCGGCCACGCAAGGGATATCCGGATAGGCGGCGCGCAATCCGGCCAGGATGATCTTCTCGCTTTCGCGATCGGCTTCGGTCACCGGCGAAGAGTCGGACTTGCTGTCGACGGCGCAGCCCTCGTGGAACACCCGCATGACCTCGCGC
The window above is part of the Mesorhizobium sp. WSM4904 genome. Proteins encoded here:
- a CDS encoding ROK family transcriptional regulator codes for the protein METGIARHGSPEARESRLHRGTNQSGMRDHNERLVLSLVRQHGSLAKSDIARMTGLSAQTVSVIMRELEEDKLLVRQAPQRGKIGQPSIPMALNPEGAFFIGLKIGRRSAELVLIDFLGNVRAMLRNSYRYPAPRETVEFVSAGIKKMRGELTPAQDKRIAGLGIAMPFELWSWADTAGAPREIMDEWRHRDIRADIQAQCDFPVYLQNDATSACGAELVFGQSGGARDFVYFYIGAFAGGGIVLNGRLFGGPTGNAGALGSMPVPGPDGKPTQLIDIASIATLEKALSAKGIDGSYLWTSPQEWGDIGAELDEWIANASQALAYAIVAASSVIDFEAAVIDGWMPLEVRRRLVDAVTDAIAGIDAEGLKLPIVREGTVGIHARALGGASLPLSERFLIGPTTISRSA
- a CDS encoding RbsD/FucU domain-containing protein yields the protein MLIGIPPLLGPQLLATLRAMGHGDEIAIVDGNYPAEEQARRLIRADGHPIIPVLDAVLSVLPVDEAVPEALFRASVKGDPALTDPVHHEMEAVCAKRAPGHKVIALAGADFYARVKAAHAIVATSEPRLYANIIIRKGVIYPPETKTQ
- a CDS encoding carbohydrate kinase yields the protein MILCCGEALIDMLPRTTTEGEAAFAPYVGGAVFNTAIALGRLGAPAGFFSGLSSDLFGGQLRESLGASKVSSTYAHTSPRPTTLAFVRLNNGQATYTFYDENTAGRMLTIEDLPKLGAEIEAMLFGAISLISEPAGSAYEEFMRREHESRVMMLDPNIRPNFIPDKAKHLRRIREMMAMADIVKLSDEDLNWFDEAGSHEDVVRNWLDRGPKLIVVTHGSEGAVGYSKEHKVTVVPQKVKVVDTVGAGDTFNAGILASLHEQGLLTKAAIGGLSEEAIRKALELGARAAAVTVSRAGANPPWRHEIA
- a CDS encoding DegT/DnrJ/EryC1/StrS aminotransferase family protein yields the protein MQFIDLGAQRERIRDRLKAAIDKVVEDGRYILGPQVTEFENKLAAYVGVKHVVACANGTDALLLPLFAAGIGPGDAVFVPSFTFAATAEVVALAKAEPVFVDVDPDTYNIDIASLEAAIDMIKKEGRLKPKAIIPVDLFGLSADYGAIMAIAKRENLLVIEDAAQSMGGSADVQAIGGSADAKMCGAFGHVGSTSFYPAKPLGCYGDGGAMFTNDAALADKLRSFAFHGKGETQYDNVRVGINSRLDTLQAAILIEKLAILEEEMVARQVVAQRYAEGLGDIVKASRNLGHGRSAWAQYAIETTKRDGLKAHLGEKGIPSVIYYVKPLHEQVAYKDYPRTPTGLAVSEDLPKRILCLPMHAYLSEADQDRIIETIRNYIGSNSAHVAAA
- the cysQ gene encoding 3'(2'),5'-bisphosphate nucleotidase CysQ; translation: MLGVFERLALDAGREVMRVFHEGCAVDSKSDSSPVTEADRESEKIILAGLRAAYPDIPCVAEEEVAAGVATPELDGAFFLIDPLDGTKEFVNRRTDFTVNIALVRHGVPEVGIVFAPCTGRFFSGRPGRAEALEIDSDYRITGRRQITVRAGGSPLAVVASRSHNTPETDAFIRDLGAAEIVSIGSSLKFCLLAAAEADVYPRFGRTMEWDTAAGDAVLRAAGGMTRTLDGQPLVYGKRNQVSDADFANPHFIAMGKGAA